TTGTTGCTATTCCGGAATTAATCTGGAATATTTGCTTTACGAATGACTGGACCCCAAACGTTGATTTCTTTCTCAAGGTGATCTTTGAGACCTTTTGCAGAAACCTTCTCTGCTGGAACAATATCAATGTTGGCATCTTCTAAACGTTTCTTCACATCAGGTGTATTCAATGCTTTCTTTAGAGCAGCATTGATTTTGTCTAAGATTGGCTGTGGAACGCCTTTTGGAGTGTAAACACCGTGCCACACTTTAACTTCAAAGCCTTTGAGGCCTTGTTCGTTCAAAGTAGGAACGTTAGGAATTGCAGGCAAACGCTTCATGGTTGTTGTGCCAAACGCTTTTACACGGCCATCCTTGATGTAAGGAATAGTTTGTGTAGTTTGATCGCACAAGAGATCAACCTGACCGCCTAAAAGATCTGTCAAAGCAGGGCCAGTGCCTTTATAAGGAATGTTGGTCAACTTAACGCCCATACGACTTTGGAATAAAAGACCGCACAGTTGTGACACGGCACCAGGACCGGCGTTAGCCATCGTCACTTTGGAGCCGTTTGCTTTGATGTAGGCTTCGAGTTCTTTAAAGTTGTTAGCTGGCAAATCCTTTTTACCGAGCAATACCATTGGTACGTCA
The genomic region above belongs to Polynucleobacter sp. AP-Ainpum-60-G11 and contains:
- a CDS encoding tripartite tricarboxylate transporter substrate binding protein; this translates as MKLKKTLFAGIAAVVSATTLLGSNIASAQKDWPTKPISLIVPFAAGGPTDSIARLIAVPMGQALGQTVVVENVPGAGGTIASTKVARAAPDGYTIYIHHMGMATANALYDKLPYDPMTSFDYIGQVADVPMVLLGKKDLPANNFKELEAYIKANGSKVTMANAGPGAVSQLCGLLFQSRMGVKLTNIPYKGTGPALTDLLGGQVDLLCDQTTQTIPYIKDGRVKAFGTTTMKRLPAIPNVPTLNEQGLKGFEVKVWHGVYTPKGVPQPILDKINAALKKALNTPDVKKRLEDANIDIVPAEKVSAKGLKDHLEKEINVWGPVIRKANIPD